The DNA window GTGAGTGGGCTGCATGTGCTCCTTGCTGATCTCGTGAGCCTCGTTGTAGGACTTCTCGGAGGACTCAACCACGGTGGATCGCTTCTCGCCCGTAGCCACCTCAGCCAGGTAGCGGTAATAATCTCCCTTCATCTTCAGGTAGAAGACCTTGCTCTCGTGCTGGGTCTCACTGCAGTTCTTGATCAGGAAGTTATCCAACAGGTTGAGGACGTCCTGGCACACGGCCTCCAGCTCCTTCTCGATCTTTTCCCGGTAGGCCCTCACCATCTCGATCTTCTTCTCGTTGCCGTCTGCCGAGGTCTTCTGCTCGATGCTGGAGATCACCCTCCAGGACGAGCGGCGAGCGCCTACGACGTTCTTGTACGCCACTGACAAGAGGTTCCTCTCCTCGTTGGACAGGGCCTCATTGAGCTCGGTTACCTGCGAAGGAAGAAGACAGAACGCTGGTTGAGGGAAGACACACACAACAGGAatcaaccaacagtatctgaggttttcgctaaaattactaagtacaagcacgAAAGCGAAAGACTGAAGAAGTGTACTAACACTGTGTCACGCTACCTGATAGataaaaagacagaagagtcattggttagagacaagattaattaaacatcacatttaacaactataatgagacgcgatccagcggtacatccttgataaactgtctgacatgcactgctctccggggttttgtgctcaaagcatcCACTGACCGTTGGAGCTCAGACGCGCACATACGCTGCagcgcatgacagagtgtgtatgtgtgtggtcacgttatgtgcgttttcagcagacggagggctgttcagaaatgccaGTTGAAACGCCATGGGTgacgtggatcattttcgttctaaaatgccattttaaaacaaagacatattaatGTAAACTGGGCtatgtgtatttttcgcgagcgggttgcTGTTGCATCTgtggcggggcggaggatcgcgaccCAACCCTACCCCCAGGACATTATTTTGTTTCTCAAAACATGTggcattatttgttttaattcttgGTTTTTCTGTGAAAACACAGCAAcaattttggtttgtttttatggcaaaaaaTCCTGGAGGGACTAAGTTTTTCATGGGTTATTAGTAGGCAATCTTTTCATCAGCTAATATTTGACACTTTTAAGTGTGTTCATTCTTGTAGATCAGTTCTCTTGGTACAATTGGTCAATTGGTATATTATACTTTTCAATAGCTATCATGCTtccattttttaaaagtcaaaacctataaaaaaaaaaaccaaaagtggcttttatgatgtatattttgtcaaataactttctaaacatccaaagtctgtggaaaaaaaaaagcctttaaaatgtgtaaatgagTCTTAAAAGCTTCGGGAATTCCTCCATCACACAAACCATGATCTGCTCAAAGGAGAATTGTTTCAGAAACCTATAATGAACAAAATGATAAACATGATTAAAACAACAAGCATGCATGGTTGTCTTGAGCATTTTATTCATgtcatttttatttggtttgtttgGAT is part of the Danio rerio strain Tuebingen ecotype United States chromosome 15, GRCz12tu, whole genome shotgun sequence genome and encodes:
- the ywhag2 gene encoding 14-3-3 protein gamma-1, whose amino-acid sequence is MVDREQLVQKARLAEQAERYDDMAAAMKSVTELNEALSNEERNLLSVAYKNVVGARRSSWRVISSIEQKTSADGNEKKIEMVRAYREKIEKELEAVCQDVLNLLDNFLIKNCSETQHESKVFYLKMKGDYYRYLAEVATGEKRSTVVESSEKSYNEAHEISKEHMQPTHPIRLGLALNYSVFYYEIQNAPEQACHLAKTAFDDAIAELDTLNEDSYKDSTLIMQLLRDNLTLWTSDQQDDEGGEGNN